A genome region from Panicum virgatum strain AP13 chromosome 4K, P.virgatum_v5, whole genome shotgun sequence includes the following:
- the LOC120703056 gene encoding probable auxin efflux carrier component 1c: MITGTDFYHVMTAMVPLYVAMILAYGSVRWWRIFTPDQCSGINRFVALFAVPLLSFHFISTNNPYTMNLRFIAADTLQKLIVLALLTAWSYLSRRGCLEWTITLFSLSTLPNTLVMGIPLLKGMYGDFSGSLMVQIVVLQCIIWYTLMLFLFEYRGARILITEQFPDTAGAIASIVVDPDVVSLDGRNDAIETEAEVKEDGKIHVTVRRSNASRSDIYSRRSMGFSGTTPRPSNLTNAEIYSLQSSRNPTPRGSSFNHTDFYSMVGRSSNFAAGDAFGVRTGATPRPSNYEEDAPGKATKYGQYPAPNPAMAPPPAKGPKKAANGQAKGEDGKDLHMFVWSSSASPVSDVFGNGNAEYNDAAAVKEVRMAVASPRKVAADGRKERGEDFAAERDDFSFGNRGGAERDAEAGDEKAGQGNAVGAGAPAAMPPTSVMTRLILIMVWRKLIRNPNTYSSLIGLIWSLVCFRWNFEMPAIILKSISILSDAGLGMAMFSLGLFMALQPRIIACGNKVATFAMAVRFLTGPAVMAAASFAVGLRGTLLHVAIVQAALPQGIVPFVFAKEYGVHPDILSTAVIFGMLIALPITLVYYILLGL; encoded by the exons ATGATCACGGGCACGGACTTCTACCACGTGATGACGGCCATGGTGCCGCTGTACGTGGCCATGATCCTGGCGTACGGCTCCGTCCGGTGGTGGCGCATCTTCACCCCGGACCAGTGCTCCGGGATCAACCGCTTCGTGGCGCTCTTCGCGGTGCCTCTTCTCTCCTTCCACTTCATCTCCACCAACAACCCCTACACAATGAACCTCCGCTTCATCGCCGCCGACACGCTCCAGAAGCTCATCGTCCTCGCGCTGCTCACCGCCTGGAGCTACCTCTCCCGCCGGGGCTGCCTCGAGTGGACCATCacgctcttctccctctccacgcTGCCCAACACGCTGGTCATGGGCATCCCGCTGCTCAAGGGCATGTACGGCGACTTCTCCGGCAGCCTCATGGTGCAGATCGTCGTGCTCCAGTGCATCATCTGGTACACGCTCATGCTCTTCCTGTTCGAGTACCGCGGCGCCCGGATCCTCATCACCGAGCAGTTCCCGGACACCGCCGGCGCCATCGCCTCCATCGTCGTCGACCCCGACGTCGTCTCGCTCGACGGCCGGAACGACGCCATCGAGACGGAGGCCGAGGTCAAGGAGGACGGCAAGATTCACGTCACCGTGCGCCGCTCCAACGCCTCGCGCTCCGACATCTACTCGCGCCGCTCCATGGGCTTCTCCGGCACCACGCCGCGCCCCAGCAACCTGACCAACGCCGAGATCTACTCGCTGCAGTCGTCGCGGAACCCCACGCCGCGGGGCTCCAGCTTCAACCACACCGACTTCTACTCCATGGTCGGCCGCAGCTCCAACTTCGCCGCCGGGGACGCCTTCGGGGTGCGCACCGGCGCCACGCCCAGGCCGTCCAACTACGAGGAGGACGCGCCGGGGAAGGCTACCAAGTACGGCCAGTACCCGGCGCCCAAcccggccatggcgccgccgcccgccaaggGGCCTAAGAAGGCGGCCAACGGGCAGGCCAAGGGCGAGGACGGCAAGGACCTGCACATGTTCGTCTGGAGCTCCAGCGCGTCGCCCGTGTCCGACGTCTTCGGCaacggcaacgccgagtacaacgacgccgccgccgtcaaggaGGTCCGCATGGCCGTTGCCTCCCCGCGGAAAG TTGCGGCggacgggaggaaggagaggggcgAGGACTTCGCGGCGGAGCGCGACGACTTCAGCTTCGGGAaccggggcggcgcggagagggacgcggaggccggcgacgaGAAGGCCGGTCAGGGGAATGCAGTCGGCGCGGGGGCGCCCGCGGCGATGCCGCCGACGAGCGTGATGACGCGGCTCATCCTCATCATGGTGTGGCGCAAGCTGATCCGCAACCCCAACACCTACTCCAGCCTCATCGGCCTCATCTGGTCGCTCGTCTGCTTCCG GTGGAACTTCGAGATGCCGGCGATCATCCTCAAGTCCATCTCGATCCTCTCCGACGCCGGCCTCGGCATGGCCATGTTCAGTCTCG GTCTGTTCATGGCGCTGCAGCCGCGGATCATCGCGTGCGGGAACAAGGTGGCGACGTTCGCCATGGCCGTGCGGTTCCTGACCGGCCCGGCCgtcatggccgccgcctccttcgccgTCGGCCTCCGCGGCACGCTCCTCCACGTCGCCATCGTCCAG gCCGCGCTGCCGCAGGGCATTGTCCCCTTCGTCTTCGCCAAGGAGTACGGCGTGCACCCCGACATCCTCAGCACGGC GGTCATCTTCGGCATGCTCATCGCGCTGCCCATCACGCTCGTCTACTACATCCTGCTGGGGCTGTGA
- the LOC120703057 gene encoding probable fructokinase-6, chloroplastic — MPLHAACVAGRGLPSSSSPPRAGGWRSLSAGERPHSVAFAAPLRTRAVRTKAVLSSDGAPGMSDSPHVVCFGELLIDFVPTVNGVSLAEAPAFKKAPGGAPANVAVGIARLGGSSAFIGKVGNDEFGYMLADILKQNNVNTQGLLFDAHARTALAFVTLRSDGEREFMFYRNPSADMLLEEKELELDLIRKAKIFHHGSISLITEPCKTAHIAAAKAAREAGVLVSYDPNLRLPLWSSAEDARDGILSIWETADVIKISEEEVSFLTNGEDPYDDAVVKKLIHPNLKLLLVTEGPDGCRYYSKDFSGRVGGLKVTAVDTTGAGDAFAAGILSQLATDFSLLQDEGRLREALKFANVCGALTVTERGAIPALPARQQVLDSLASVVA, encoded by the exons ATGCCTCTCCACGCCGCGTGCGTTGCAGGGCGTGGCCTcccgtcgtcctcctcgcccCCTCGCGCCGGCGGCTGGCGCTCCCTCTCCGCCGGCGAGAGGCCCCACAGCGTCGCCTTTGCCGCGCCGCTCCGGACGCGCGCAG TTCGGACAAAGGCGGTCTTAAGCAGTGATGGTGCCCCTGGAATGAGTGATTCTCCCCATGTAGTTTGCTTTGGCGAATTGCTAATTGACTTTGTTCCAACTGTCAATGGAGTGTCATTGGCAGAAGCACCAGCCTTCAAGAAGGCTCCAGGGGGTGCACCTGCCAACGTTGCAGTTGGAATAGCTCGCCTTGGTGGGTCATCAGCTTTCATTGGGAAG GTTGGCAATGACGAATTTGGCTATATGTTAGCTGATATATTGAAGCAGAATAATGTAAACACTCAAGGATTACTTTTTGATGCTCATGCTAGAACAGCTTTGGCTTTTGTGACACTACGAAGTGATGGTGAACGTGAATTTATGTTCTATCGTAATCCAAGTGCTGATATGCTACTTGAAGAAAAAGAACTTGAACTTGATCTAATAAGGAAG GCAAAAATATTCCATCATGGCTCAATAAGTCTTATAACTGAGCCTTGTAAAACTGCACACATTGCAGCTGCCAAAGCAGCTAGAGAGGCTGGAGTACTTGTTTCATATGATCCGAATTTGAGGCTTCCATTGTGGTCATCAGCTGAGGACGCTAGAGATGGTATCCTGAGCATATGGGAAACTGCTGATGTTATCAAG ATAAGTGAAGAGGAAGTTTCCTTTCTAACGAACGGGGAGGATCCATATGATGATGCTGTTGTGAAGAAACTTATTCACCCCAACCTGAAATTGCTTCTTGTTACTGAAGGTCCAGATGGCTGTAGGTATTATTCTAAG GATTTTAGTGGGAGAGTTGGTGGACTGAAGGTAACTGCTGTTGATACAACTGGTGCTGGAGATGCCTTCGCTGCTGGAATACTATCTCAATTAGCCACAGATTTTTCACTGCTCCAG GACGAAGGCCGATTGCGAGAAGCCCTGAAGTTTGCAAACGTCTGTGGAGCTCTGACGGTGACAGAGAGAGGCGCGATTCCAGCACTGCCCGCCCGACAGCAAGTGCTCGACTCCCTTGCCAGCGTTGTTGCCTGA